The following are encoded together in the Ictalurus punctatus breed USDA103 chromosome 1, Coco_2.0, whole genome shotgun sequence genome:
- the znf628 gene encoding zinc finger protein 91, giving the protein MANSVATLVVQTELLPSQTPSSLSPFPSLLPSVEEEDNDEEKSGEEQKGTETVVLTGVEMVTSSTSPGTMGSQNPEHPFQCLDCGKSFKWSSRLAHHQRSHNNERPYRCNLCPKAFKGSSALLYHQRSHSGEKPYKCEDCGKAFKRSSLLQVHRSVHTGLRTFQCPYCPLTFKWSSHYQYHLRQHTGECPYPCDRCPKAFKNSSSLRRHKNVHLGVKPYVCMVCSKAFSQSTNLRQHMRIHTGERPYICGDCGRSFTHSSNLALHRNSHIEVKAQGGGKTGKVGSRTNVEVVFEGATSDDLKAVEMTISDMVGLVGGQEGGTSQVFLSHHMPSSCTSSLAEGNQSVLTATGSEHVQVSMEESTETGANVLLYSCGSCNETFGTQTHLEQHQALHLHSLGAEDGGEDIRGEGLEAQGGGVSLVGMAPLLADFEEVVETTTVSESGQGTELLGLGGIGGGSSQVQYDLLQSFTSSVAQMSSDDTTPIVDTTVATLSECAYCGKSFKNSSSMSRHMAQVHPLALSQSRSQFSCSVCDRSFPLLSSLLNHQLSHTEEQRLLAEAEAEIVCPPSLSLSMPLSSSSSAKREGEEGEREIHVSLIAVTEEGEKQAVKSTNRASGKAGRRGGSSKGSAANNERPYRCLECGKSFKGSSGLRYHMRDHTGERPYRCTECGKSFKRSSLLSIHQRVHTGVRAFQCPYCPLTFKWSSHYQYHLRQHTGERPYVCQECGKSFKNTSCLRRHSQLHSGLRPHACSVCGKAFSQTSNLKQHERTHSGERPFQCAQCHKSFTHSSNLQLHLRTHSSRKDYKCQRCGKEFVMHSYLQRHLRTHISGGGATCIKEAEKTAKNGSGTSEMPTTTLSLNMNAAGGLSSLFSNEGNSTLLLSPSNLDIPPNTSQNYFMIQTPTGLQLIPLSNPTPTQPVPAPPPPPPPPPPPPQLPSQNFLLLQCQSTNGSQPSLILVPTVSNTNTLPAPSAPQPLPLVQTIPALPQIATLAPAQTQISQFQPLHTQQRFIFTNNSAPFIPAPPQNPPANTRPILGTLSHTRSPRTRRARKNKTQKSGSLVQAESVTATQGLVLSTISTTTTAASVSSSTTLSQQHNVPTSLPPPNSDSVPDAPSTPAAVTVSAVTPTTPPTDSHCILTGDPQKASAAEEAEKLPESLQEERFVLCFEKETEEREPGDEMEVKVEMNEGVEGERSYVLHFEGESEQGEEGSEDRGEKSYVLRFQSEEEMEGDGEKEKTGMVSLNLLRDWSGARESERMEGFEEGVGVEEKAFVLHFQTDAPSDEDVPSNAGFPEGPSEDLGLSCHPAQGLMPLGGQEVVFELGSEAKIDADTGNGESVQMIAVIEGGGSSSETGGSFTNPGGVTGTGAGQMGSIFQLEGGEGIVIIEVSTSSLTEGTEGVSVGLRNMDKEGTTSQEVASEEQKILETESRLSASVNGT; this is encoded by the exons ATGGCCAACTCTGTCGCTACCCTGGTGGTCCAAACGGAGCTTCTTCCCAGCCAGactccatcatccctctctccttttccaTCGCTTCTTCCCTCAGTGGAAGAGGAGGATAACGATGAAGAGAaaagtggagaggaacagaaaggGACCGAAACCGTCGTGCTTACGGGAGTCGAGATGGTGACGTCGTCAACGTCTCCAGGGACGATGGGGTCTCAAAATCCTGAACACCCCTTTCAGTGTCTAgactgtgggaagagttttaagtGGTCTTCCAGGTTGGCACATCATCAGCGTAGCCATAACAATGAGAGGCCATATCGCTGTAACCTCTGCCCCAAGGCTTTCAAAGGCTCATCCGCTCTGCTCTATCACCAGAG GTCTCATTCAGGAGAGAAGCCTTATAAATGTGAGGATTGTGGTAAAGCATTTAAGCGCTCATCTCTCCTACAG gtcCATCGCAGTGTGCATACGGGCTTGCGCACCTTCCAGTGTCCTTACTGCCCTCTTACCTTCAAGTGGAGTTCTCACTACCAGTATCACCTACGCCAACACACAGGCGAGTGCCCTTATCCATGTGACAGATGTCCCAAAGCCTTCAAAAACTCCAGCAGCTTGCGTAGGCACAAGAACGTGCATTTGGGTGTCAAGCCttatgtatgtatggtgtgcAGCAAGGCTTTCAGCCAGTCAACCAACCTAAGGCAACATATGCGCATACATACGGGCGAGAGGCCATACATCTGTGGTGATTGTGGTCGCAGCTTCACACACTCCTCCAACTTGGCACTTCATCGCAACTCCCACATAGAGGTCAAGGCTCAGGGCGGGGGGAAGACAGGAAAAGTAGGGTCACGGACAAATGTGGAGGTGGTGTTCGAGGGGGCAACCTCAGACGATTTGAAGGCAGTTGAAATGACAATATCGGACATGGTGGGCCTTGTAGGTGGGCAGGAGGGGGGAACTAGTCAGGTCTTCTTATCTCATCATATGCCTTCATCCTGTACATCATCCTTGGCTGAAGGCAATCAGAGTGTCCTGACAGCCACAGGCTCAGAGCATGTACAAGTGAGCATGGAGGAGTCAACAGAAACTGGTGCTAACGTGTTGCTGTACAGCTGCGGCAGCTGCAACGAGACATTCGGAACCCAAACACACCTGGAACAACATCAAGCCTTGCATCTGCACAGCCTGGGAGCAGAGGATGGGGGTGAAGACATCAGAGGTGAAGGCTTAGAGGCACAGGGTGGTGGGGTTTCATTAGTTGGGATGGCCCCCTTGTTGGCGGACTTTGAGGAGGTGGTAGAAACCACGACAGTGTCAGAGAGTGGGCAGGGGACAGAACTACTTGGATTGGGTGGTATTGGGGGTGGATCCAGTCAGGTTCAGTATGACTTGCTGCAGAGCTTCACCAGCTCCGTGGCCCAGATGTCCTCAGATGACACCACGCCCATAGTTGATACAACTGTGGCTACATTGTCAGAGTGTGCTTACTGTGGTAAAAGCTTCAAGAACAGCAGCTCAATGAGCAGACACATGGCACAG GTGCACCCTCTGGCACTGTCCCAGTCCAGATCTCAATTCAGCTGCTCTGTATGTGACCGCTCCTTCCCCCTGCTGTCATCCCTTCTTAACCACCAGCTCTCGCACACTGAGGAGCAGAGACTGCTGGCTGAGGCAGAGGCTGAAATAGTCTgtcctccctctctgtccctctcaaTGCCCCTGTCTTCCTCGTCCTCTGccaagagagagggggaggagggagaaagggagatcCATGTCAGCCTCATTGCAGTCACAGAAGAGGGAGAGAAGCAAGCTGTGAAATCAACCAACAGGGCATCAGGGAAGGCAGGAAGGAGAGGAGGAAGTAGCAAGGGCTCTGCTGCAAATAACG AGAGGCCATATCGGTGCTTGGAATGTGGGAAATCCTTTAAGGGTTCATCAGGACTGCGTTATCACATGAGAGATCATACAGGAGAGAGACCGTACCGCTGCACAGAGTGTGGAAAAAGCTTTAAGAGGTCTTCTCTACTGTCCATACATCAAAGG GTGCACACAGGAGTGCGAGCCTTCCAGTGTCCTTACTGCCCTTTGACTTTCAAGTGGAGTTCACATTACCAGTACCACTTGCGGCAGCACACTGGTGAGCGGCCCTATGTGTGCCAGGAGTGTGGCAAATCGTTCAAGAACACCAGCTGTCTGCGGCGACACAGCCAGTTGCATTCGGGCCTGCGACCACATGCCTGCTCTGTGTGCGGCAAGGCATTTTCGCAAACATCCAACCTAAAGCAACACGAGCGTACACACTCGGGTGAGAGGCCTTTCCAATGCGCGCAGTGCCACAAGAGTTTCACACACTCCTCCAATCTTCAGCTTCACCTTCGTACACACTCCTCTCGCAAAGACTACAAGTGTCAGCGCTGTGGGAAAGAGTTCGTCATGCACTCCTACCTGCAGCGGCATCTTCGGACGCATATCAGCGGTGGTGGGGCCACATGCATAAAAGAAGCAGAGAAAACTGCGAAGAATGGCAGTGGGACCTCTGAAATGCCAACTACTACTCTGAGTTTAAATATGAATGCAGCAGGAGGGCTTAGTTCTCTGTTTTCTAATGAAGGAAATTCTACACTCCTTCTCTCACCATCAAATTTGGACATTCCTCCAAACACCtcacaaaattattttatgatCCAGACACCCACAGGACTACAGCTGATCCCACTGTCCAATCCAACACCCACACAGCCTGTCCcggccccccctccccctcctcctcctcctcctccaccaccacaaCTGCCGTCCCAGAATTTCCTGCTTCTTCAGTGCCAGTCCACCAATGGGAGCCAGCCGAGTCTGATTCTTGTCCCCACAGTATCCAATACGAACACTCTTCCTGCTCCCTCAGCACCACAGCCCCTCCCCTTGGTGCAAACCATACCAGCACTGCCACAGATAGCCACTTTAGCTCCAGCCCAAACCCAGATATCACAGTTTCAGCCACTCCATACCCAGCAGAGGTTTATTTTTACCAACAATAGTGCTCCTTTCATCCCTGCCCCACCCCAAAACCCACCAGCCAATACTAGACCAATTTTAGGAACGCTTAGCCACACCAGGAGCCCTAGAACCAGGCGTGCACGCAAGAATAAAACTCAGAAATCTGGGTCCTTGGTGCAGGCAGAATCTGTCACAGCAACTCAAGGATTAGTTCTTTCGACTATTTCAACAACCACAACTGCTGCTTCTGTTTCCTCTTCAACAACCTTGTCCCAGCAACATAATGTTCCAACATCTTTGCCACCACCAAATTCAGATTCTGTCCCTGACGCACCCTCTACCCCTGCTGCTGTCACTGTATCAGCAGTAACCCCAACTACACCTCCAACAGACAGCCATTGTATTTTGACAGGTGACCCCCAAAAAGCTTCTGCTGCAGAGGAAGCAGAGAAACTTCCAGAGTCACTACAAGAGGAGCGCTTTGTTCTGTGTTTTGAGAAGGAGACTGAGGAGAGAGAGCCAGGAGATGAGATGGAGGTGAAGGTGGAGATGAATGAAGGGGTGGAGGGAGAAAGGTCATATGTGTTACATTTTGAAGGAGAAAGTGAACAAGGGGAAGAAGGAAGTGAAGACAGGGGGGAAAAATCATACGTTCTCCGATTTCAGTCCGAggaagagatggagggagatggAGAAAAGGAGAAGACTGGGATGGTTTCTCTTAACTTGCTTCGAGATTGGAGTGGAGCGAGGGAAAGTGAAAGAatggaagggtttgaagaagGTGTTGGAGTGGAAGAGAAAGCATTTGTTCTTCATTTCCAAACAGATGCGCCAAGTGATGAAGACGTTCCATCAAATGCAGGCTTTCCTGAAGGCCCTAGTGAAGACTTGGGTCTTTCTTGCCATCCTGCCCAAGGCTTAATGCCTCTTGGTGGACAAGAGGTTGTGTTTGAATTAGGCAGTGAGGCCAAAATAGATGCAGACACTGGTAATGGGGAAAGTGTTCAAATGATTGCAGTAATAGAAGGTGGGGGCAGCAGTTCTGAGACAGGGGGCAGTTTTACTAATCCTGGAGGAGTCACTGGAACAGGAGCAGGGCAAATGGGGAGCATATTTCAGTTAGAGGGAGGAGAAGGTATTGTTATTATTGAGGTTAGTACCAGCAGTTTGACAGAAGGAACAGAAGGTGTTTCTGTAGGATTAAGGAACATGGACAAAGAAGGCACTACATCGCAAGAAGTGGCTTCGGAAGAGCAGAAGATACTGGAAACTGAGAGCAGACTATCAGCCAGTGTGAATGGGACCTGA
- the nat14 gene encoding probable N-acetyltransferase 14 isoform X1 — translation MAHLDLGDVVLRRMKEEDIEAVKALIKQGCEGMENRLILHLLTRPLVVLLLATVSSVLRFVVHSFMLALFIPVFLLIVYLKLTIPRSTGILGSSRPYWDYLGSSYHARSQPDLPNPHAAKAKPVPDQDKAKRRKKAKEKYKNKEAEKVKPEDSEKVDEDDLKERARVAGEVWVAERDGEVLGCVARDGWSRHGVYRICRLVVQSWYRREGLGKLLVQSLESRAKQSGVRRVYAHVPFPSKVGEAFFRKLGYRLQGETSGVEGEEEEDYEEPGKSWLGFPVTKVFVKDLWV, via the exons ATGGCGCACTTGGACCTGGGAGATGTAGTGCTTCGGCGGATGAAAGAGGAGGATATTGAGGCTGTAAAGGCTCTTATCAAG CAAGGATGTGAAGGGATGGAGAACCGGCTCATCCTACACCTCCTTACTAGACCACTGGTGGTCCTCCTGCTCGCCACAGTCTCTTCAGTGCTCCGCTTTGTAGTGCACTCCTTTATGCTAGCCCTGTTTATCCCTGTGTTCCTTCTCATCGTGTACCTCAAGCTCACCATCCCACGGTCCACGGGCATCTTGGGCTCCAGCAGACCCTACTGGGACTACCTGGGCAGCAGCTACCATGCTAGGTCCCAACCAGACCTACCAAACCCACATGCTGCCAAAGCCAAGCCCGtccctgaccaggacaaagccAAACGTCGCAAGAAAGCCAAAGAGAAGTATAAGAACAAAGAGGCAGAGAAAGTTAAGCCTGAAGACAGTGAGAAGGTGGATGAAGATGATCTAAAAGAACGAGCACGTGTTGCAGGGGAAGTGTGGGTCGCAGAGCGCGATGGCGAGGTGCTTGGCTGTGTTGCCCGAGATGGTTGGAGCCGGCATGGTGTGTATCGTATCTGTAGGCTGGTAGTGCAGAGCTGGTACCGTAGAGAAGGGCTTGGCAAGCTGCTGGTCCAGAGCCTGGAGTCCAGAGCCAAGCAGAGCGGAGTACGCAGGGTCTATGCTCATGTGCCCTTCCCTTCCAAAGTAGGAGAGGCATTCTTCAGAAAACTGGGCTACCGGCTCCAGGGAGAGACTTCTGGGGTGGAAggtgaagaggaggaggattaCGAAGAGCCAGGAAAAAGCTGGTTGGGCTTTCCAGTGACAAAGGTGTTTGTTAAAGACTTATGGGTGTAA
- the aicda gene encoding single-stranded DNA cytosine deaminase isoform X1 — MKGVLLTQRKFIYHYKNVRWARGRNETYLCFVVKKRNSPDSLSFDFGHLRNRSGCHVELLFLSYLGVLCPGFLGSGVDGVRVAYAITWFCSWSPCSNCAHRLSRFMSQMPNLRLRIFVSRLYFCDEEDSQEREGLRCLQRAGVQVTVMTYKDFFYCWQTFVAQNQKAFKAWDDLHQNSIRLSRKLQRILQPSESEDLRDGFALLGL; from the exons ATGAAAGG TGTGCTGCTGACTCAGAGGAAGTTTATTTACCACTATAAGAACGTGCGCTGGGCTCGTGGGAGGAACGAGACCTACCTCTGTTTTGTGGTCAAGAAACGCAACAGTCCCGACTCGCTCTCCTTCGACTTCGGACACCTGCGCAATCGTTCTGGCTGCCATGTGGAG CTTCTCTTCCTGAGCTATCTTGGGGTACTGTGCCCAGGTTTCTTGGGTTCCGGTGTGGATGGTGTCAGGGTGGCTTATGCCATCACCTGGTTCTGTTCCTGGTCACCCTGTTCAAACTGTGCCCATCGCCTTTCTCGCTTCATGTCTCAGATGCCCAACCTGCGGCTGCGCATCTTCGTCTCGCGCCTCTACTTCTGTGACGAGGAGGACAgtcaagagagagagggactcCGTTGCTTGCAGAGGGCAGGTGTGCAAGTGACAGTCATGACCTATAAAG ATTTTTTCTACTGTTGGCAAACCTTTGTGGCTCAAAATCAGAAGGCTTTCAAGGCTTGGGACGACCTTCACCAGAACTCTATCCGACTGTCTCGGAAACTACAGCGAATCCTGCAG CCTAGTGAGTCTGAAGACCTGAGGGATGGCTTCGCTCTGCTGGGCCTTTAA
- the aicda gene encoding single-stranded DNA cytosine deaminase gives MSKLDSVLLTQRKFIYHYKNVRWARGRNETYLCFVVKKRNSPDSLSFDFGHLRNRSGCHVELLFLSYLGVLCPGFLGSGVDGVRVAYAITWFCSWSPCSNCAHRLSRFMSQMPNLRLRIFVSRLYFCDEEDSQEREGLRCLQRAGVQVTVMTYKDFFYCWQTFVAQNQKAFKAWDDLHQNSIRLSRKLQRILQPSESEDLRDGFALLGL, from the exons ATGAGCAAGCTGGAcag TGTGCTGCTGACTCAGAGGAAGTTTATTTACCACTATAAGAACGTGCGCTGGGCTCGTGGGAGGAACGAGACCTACCTCTGTTTTGTGGTCAAGAAACGCAACAGTCCCGACTCGCTCTCCTTCGACTTCGGACACCTGCGCAATCGTTCTGGCTGCCATGTGGAG CTTCTCTTCCTGAGCTATCTTGGGGTACTGTGCCCAGGTTTCTTGGGTTCCGGTGTGGATGGTGTCAGGGTGGCTTATGCCATCACCTGGTTCTGTTCCTGGTCACCCTGTTCAAACTGTGCCCATCGCCTTTCTCGCTTCATGTCTCAGATGCCCAACCTGCGGCTGCGCATCTTCGTCTCGCGCCTCTACTTCTGTGACGAGGAGGACAgtcaagagagagagggactcCGTTGCTTGCAGAGGGCAGGTGTGCAAGTGACAGTCATGACCTATAAAG ATTTTTTCTACTGTTGGCAAACCTTTGTGGCTCAAAATCAGAAGGCTTTCAAGGCTTGGGACGACCTTCACCAGAACTCTATCCGACTGTCTCGGAAACTACAGCGAATCCTGCAG CCTAGTGAGTCTGAAGACCTGAGGGATGGCTTCGCTCTGCTGGGCCTTTAA